From the Temnothorax longispinosus isolate EJ_2023e chromosome 6, Tlon_JGU_v1, whole genome shotgun sequence genome, one window contains:
- the LOC139814994 gene encoding uncharacterized protein isoform X3: MEVEKDGFCKPGSSQRRLRLRKNYKESIDKAQLSDNSNNENKDDTACTSQSPCDDDSILDFKSPKRTDSLQSKIRNTLSDKAKKKVLRSKSKNINNEKKSRSKKSLQNKKVFRDVQQPLIESSFFKSEKKEVESPQCSADENAKTAYVCPLCLKNFKDESSKTVHMKSCATKNNVSTKKLMDAVELHERQAAERKSLGLLSAPLLQDKKKPVPHKMASRDDPDLQLALALSKSLCEKEEMEEWDEVQIVAISSNPSMPDNNAECPQKATLQSFGFSSSRNTLPTNNWPTSRRPTRKRKLIEPTILQRRTAVERERILTERIAEILMGYKDFTQKSQTEKTEKFNDAKEKIVIKSQLLQQLHKIEYTLWDRTKLILTQDIFYVEHLSPQIIPLEKKEQKLNEEQNLVKLMEVNERSVRNERSLDNEQMQEIKEIHTVKTTDKDEALTISSNTVNICCEEKKFLDDLATSWRNMLNDSSASDIILFVKNGRYIWTHKLVFYTRCTNILLDVISNDTEFPTAKEKICWLDTDYDVALAFLEFVYCGIIDRYSKILDSETSLSGVRALGRKYKIHDLFAYLRQKGFKSSVEVKYDYNTYEKDTENVHPNVETALNISKLGKSFNASPNRTQDVVEGIQCPNNMLLQGDVNDDLHSLENDYISPKNLCVLKDENSALMKKEINSRSNTPVKWETSGSPDLFDDTPVMKHNDKSTVHPKNLEDSNIHILLSLIKQDADIDICSQKSLKTQNAEYSELDKDIPTCSKNVEESLMEIDPDPESNSLKVSIDDIHKDSLIDTPQSSKSKYIQDGLSEIIKQKSNLTLFIEKIQNENAKLDKASDSNMDNLTDISIVQVSPIRQKNPFYIDKHDNSDLQSYDNNEQSIDTKERPGRLTMTEQHMQSYAVKNPEFYPRLSNEHVEDVKQTNSSYIDSLSPEKIMESSHNNTLNYTQNFTSPSEKHVNISHQVTTVSGVCSQHSETMNQSLSETFLDLETKEEGDISMYSKYMRDHKDNSIAKYRTAISRNKSDSNLSDKSTSSDSINVDNISEAEKDEILTRCVLTQKDADIIVSSDTDVESISFSVVSENDDFNHENISQALQQSRKETEDNNKQDTENRNSNQLLEVEKFSKAMNTEEGKDVNQSATKSNLDNLNITEITSMTQKSGLNDDQEKKSVSSPIMISSSPDFSNNESCSPILNMENLLQDEHCTKNVSETSACKLKSINFSLNFEDDVYLANVDIDKYEKPHILEKSQSFNILSMSELKNVTTRKRNNKNNHENIKCKDIAADGNLDSNATSLTQNFTSIRKFKRKSLSEGQIDTNRLCNQGATSTRVAMQFQCNYIQNIGNAKTPKITDKEVTPPPEYNDMSTPELHREMKKYGLKCLKK; the protein is encoded by the exons ATGGAGGTTGAAAAGGATGGATTCTGTAAGCCTGGTAGTTCGCAGAGAAGATTGAGattaaggaaaaattataaagaaag caTAGATAAGGCTCAACTTTCTGATAATTCCAATAATGAAAACAAGGATGATACCGCTTGTACGTCTCAATCTCCATGTGATGATGACAGTATATTGGATTTTAAATCGCCAAAAAGAACGGATTCCTTACAGTCGAAAATTAGGAATACACTTTCAGATAAAGCCAAGAAAAAAGTACTCCGctctaaatctaaaaatattaacaatgaAAAGAAATCCAGGAGCAAAAAGTCATTACAGAATAAAAAGGTTTTTCGCGATGTACAACAACCATTGATCGAATCGTCTTTTTTCAAAtctgaaaagaaagaagtagAATCACCGCAGTGTTCGGCTGACGAAAATGCGAAAACGGCTTACGTATGCCCGTTgtgcttaaaaaattttaaagatgaAAGTTCGAAAACTGTACATATGAAAAGTTGTGCTACGAAAAATAATGTGTCCACAAAGAAGTTAATGGACGCTGTGGAGCTGCACGAACGGCAAGCTGCAGAAAGGAAGTCGTTGGGGCTACTCTCTGCTCCTCTATTACAAGACAAGAAGAAACCTGTTCCACATAAAATG GCATCGCGTGATGACCCTGATCTGCAGCTTGCTTTAGCACTTTCCAAATCTCTATGTGAAAAAGAGGAAATGGAAGAGTGGGACGAAGTTCAGATCGTGGCCATATCCTCTAATCCATCGATGCCAGATAATAATGCAGAATGTCCTCAGAAAGCGACATTGCAAAGTTTTGGGTTTAGTAGCAGTAGAAACACGTTACCAACAAATAATTGGCCTACCAGTAGAAGACCTACTAggaaaa GAAAGCTTATTGAGCCAACTATTTTGCAAAGACGTACCGCTGTAGAAAGAGAACGTATCTTAACAGAGAGAATAGCTGAGATACTTATGGGATATAAGGATTTTACTCAAAAATCTCAAAcagaaaaaacagaaaaatttaacgacgctaaagagaaaattgttataaagaGTCAATTACTTCaacaattacataaaatt gaGTATACACTGTGGGATAGGACAAAACTAATTCTAActcaagatatattttatgtagaacATTTATCGCCTCAAATAATACcattagaaaagaaagagcAGAAATTAAAT GAAGAGCAGAATCTTGTGAAGCTTATGGAAGTAAATGAAAGAAGTGTAAGGAACGAAAGATCTTTGGATAATGAACAAATGCAGGAAATAAAGGAAATACATACTGTAAAAACAACGGATAAGGATGAAGCATTAACGATCTCTTCAAATACAGTCAATATATGTtgtgaagaaaagaaattccTTGACGATCTAGCAACAAGTTGGAGAAATATGCTTAATGACAGTTCTGCAAGtgacattattttgtttgtgAAAAATGGCAGATACATATGGACGCATAAATTAGTTTTCTACACACGTTgcacaaatattttacttgatgtaatttctaatgaTACAGAGTTCCCTACTgcaaaagaaaagatttgttGGCTCGATACAGATTATGATGTTGCCTTGGCCTTTCTGGAATTTGTCTATTGTGGGATAATCGATAGATATTCAAAAATACTTGATTCTGAGACATCTTTATCTGGTGTTCGAGCTTTAGGAAGGAAGTACAAAATACATGATTTATTTGCTTATTTGCGTCAAAAGGGATTTAAATCTAGCGTAGAAGttaaatatgattataatacTTATGAAAAAGATACAGAAAATGTACATCCAAATGTAGAAACggctttaaatatttcaaagttaGGCAAATCTTTCAACGCATCACCGAATCGTACGCAAGATGTTGTGGAAGGCATTCAGTGCCCTAATAACATGCTATTGCAGGGGGATGTTAATGATGATTTACATTCTCTTGAAAACGATTACATATCTCCAAAGAACTTGTGCGTGTTGAAAGACGAAAATTCTGCTTTAatgaaaaaggaaataaactCCAGAAGCAATACACCCGTAAAATGGGAAACTAGTGGATCTCCTGACTTGTTCGATGACACGCCTGTAATGAAACATAACGATAAATCCACAGTACATCCTAAAAACCTTGAAGATTCTAATATTCACATATTACTGAGTTTGATTAAACAAGATGCGGATATTGATATCTGTAGTCAGAAATCATTAAAGACCCAGAACGCAGAATATTCGGAATTAGACAAAGACATACCTACCTGTTCGAAAAATGTGGAAGAAAGTCTAATGGAAATTGATCCAGATCCCGAATCAAATTCTTTGAAAGTTTCTATAGACGATATACATAAAGATTCTTTAATTGATACTCCTCAAAGCAGTAAATCGAAATATATCCAAGATGgtctttcagaaataattaaacagaaAAGTAATCTCAcattatttatcgaaaaaattcAGAACGAAAACGCGAAATTAGATAAGGCATCAGATTCGAACATGGACAATCTTACAGATATCTCAATTGTACAAGTATCTCCTATAAGGCAGAAGAATCCATTTTATATAGACAAACATGATAACTCTGATCTTCAATCGTACGACAACAATGAACAGTCGATTGATACAAAGGAAAGACCCGGTAGATTAACTATGACAGAGCAACATATGCAATCATACGCTGTCAAAAATCCAGAATTTTATCCTCGTCTTTCTAATGAACATGTGGAAGATGTTAAACAGACTAATAGTTCGTATATAGATTCTCTATCTCCTGAGAAGATAATGGAATCTTCTCATAATAATACATTGAATTATACACAAAACTTTACTTCACCAAGTGAGAAACACGTGAACATTTCGCACCAAGTCACAACTGTGTCAGGTGTATGTTCGCAACATTCTGAAACAATGAATCAATCGCTTAGCGAAACCTTCCTTGATTTAGAAACGAAAGAGGAAGGGGACATTTCTATGTATTCTAAATACATGAGAGATCACAAGGACAATAGCATAGCAAAGTATCGCACAGCAATCAGTAGAAATAAGTCGGATAGTAATCTGTCTGATAAAAGTACGTCATCTGATTCGATCAATGTAGATAATATCAGTGAGGCTGAGAAAGATGAAATTTTGACTCGATGTGTTTTGACACAAAAAGATGCGGATATAATTGTTTCATCAGACACAGATGTTGAAAGCATATCTTTCAGTGTTGTTTCAGAAAACGATGACTTCAACCATGAAAATATATCTCAAGCTTTACAACAGTCTAGAAAAGAAACAGAAGATAACAACAAACAGGATACAGAAAATAGAAACAGCAATCAATTGCTCGAAGTTGAGAAATTTTCAAAAGCGATGAACACGGAAGAAGGAAAGGATGTTAATCAAAGCGCAACTAAATCAAATctagataatttaaatattacagagATAACGTCTATGACACAAAAATCTGGATTAAATGATGATCAGGAAAAGAAATCCGTTTCAAGTCCGATTATGATATCCTCCAGCCcagatttttcaaataatgaaAGCTGCAGTCCGATTttaaatatggaaaatttGCTTCAAGATGAACACTGTACCAAAAATGTCTCAGAAACAAGTGCTTGTAAATTAAAGTCAATCAacttttctcttaattttgaAGACGACGTATATCTTGCAAACGttgatattgataaatatgAGAAACCACATATTCTGGAGAAGAGTcaatcatttaatatattaagtatgtcagaattaaaaaatgttactaCACGCAAacgcaataataaaaataatcatgaaAATATCAAATGTAAAGATATAGCAGCAGATGGAAACTTAGATAGTAATGCTACGTCTTTGACTCAAAATTTTACAAGCATTAGGAAATTCAAAAGAAAATCTTTATCCGAGGGACAAATTGATACAAATAGATTATGTAATCAAGGGGCTACATCTACACGTGTAGCCATGCAATTCCAGTGTAATTACATTCAGAACATTGGAAACGCAAAAACGCCTAAAATAACTGATAAAGAAGTTACACCTCCACCTGAGTACAACGACATGAGCACTCCTGAATTACAC agagaaatgaagaaatatgGATTAAAG TGCctgaaaaaataa